gtcgtcgtcgtcgccgagtGCTTTCGCGTCACCGAACCTCCATTAAGCTGTGACACTTTCCttggtaggggggggggggactgtcgacccccgggggaagggtggcCACAAATTTAtgcaccccccctccccccccccccccctcacaccCACGATTGGTAGCCCCTTTCCGTTCGACTCACAGGTCGACTTCCGGAGAGTTTATCGTTTTGCCGTTACGCAaacttttgcgttttgcgttccCCGAGCTCCCGCCCTAATTGATTTTCGATAAAAccagaaaccgaaccgaaaacaaaaaaaaggcgtgCCAAAGCAAGGGGGAAGGTAcgggaaagagagacagaggcgGAAGAGGCAGGAAAAAACAATCAACTATAATTTTTAGAtcgcttttatttttatgttcacACCAATCGTGCCGCCGGCGTCGGCGTTGTGTGTGCCAAtcccccggccccggtcccgtccagcaccaccatctttCTCCTTGCTCGtgttccctcctcctccccgttgGCAGTCGTCATCGACGTCATCGCATCAGGCGCGGATGTTCGATTTTTATGGCGAGAAGGCACGGCAGGGATGATGATTTGTACACTACGGCTAGTAGCGGGGAATggagcgaaggaaggaaatgggagatcgagctccagctccaggagagagagatcgagttacatctgcgctgctgctggtaatagAAACTGGCAAGCGGCCGCCCCCCTCGCCGCAAGAGTTTTGCTGACAGACTAACTCACTAAAGTGAGacggagtgagtgagcgatagaaagcgagtgagagagtgcGAGCGCTATACAGGTGAAGAAGTAGTAAAATTTTGATTACCATGGATATCGCACCgcctactactattactactgctgcttggcCAAGGGGGCCCTTTGTTTGTGGCGTAACTTTTTCACCGGGCAAACGATGATCAAAGGcgggaaaacgggaaggaAAGGCGATGAAATGGAAGTTTCTAATCGAAAAAGCCAATCAATAAATTCGATCGcttagcagtagcagcagcagcaccaccaccaaccttgCCCTTTgtagctggtgctgttgctatgGATAGGGGAGCGCGCCGCGCCGTGCGATGAAGGAGATAGAGCGCCCTCTCCTCGAGCGCGCCTGGGATCGGATGGtatttccgatttcgattaCCGAGGCGcagcaagaggaagaaggtACTGTGAGGAACACTGGGGTATGGTGTGAGAAGTTTTCGACGAACGGGCCAGCACAGAGGCTTGCGGAACTTGAGAATAGCCCGCGCTCTGGATTAGTAGCTAGACGGCAATCGATTCCCTTCGAACACCAACCAAAGTCCGGAGGATGGACCATCCGGACCATCAGACTGTACGCAGGGGTCCACCTTTTTCGGTCACATTTTGTCATGCAAGTGCCATTTTTCAACAGACCCCATTCCACGGGAACTCGCGGCTCAATATTCCCTTTTCTCGGGCGACCTCTCGGTCCAGCCCAGCAGcaagctcttcttcttctctagtTCATTGAAGGAACGGAAATCGAAAGACACCGTGTCACAGGGACGGTGACCATAAAAGAGGagaaccatccatccagcatccatcgGGCCCATCCATCGACGGCGGCGCCCTGGGAATGCGGCGGCGCACCACTTCACCACAATTACTTCAAGCGCCAACTTTTTGGACTACGACTCCAACCAAACTCTTCGGCTCGGCGTTGGTTCTACTGGTTGGAATCCATATTCCGTTCCGGTACTCGGGGACCCCATAATAGAGATGTAaacaggctggctggccccgAAAAGCGTAGCATAGACACTCACCGAGCACGGCCCAGCGGGGTGTACggcgcgaagcgaagcgaagaacggCCTCACGAAGAAGGCTAATCGATTGACATCCCGCCGCACCAGagcaaacgcgcgcgcgtcgaaAAGTTTAGTCCCGTGgaagtggtggcggcgacggcgacggcgacggcgagagGGTTGCGGATGGCTTTAGCTACTTCACAGCTGGGGTCCACCGTCGCTACGCTGCGAGATGTAGCCGCCTGCTGCTAGTTGGACCTTCCTGGCCCGGAACCCCAGGCCAACCAGACCAACCAgcttccccccttccttcttttcctggAAAGACTCGACTACGAGATGCCTATCTTTGGGGGCAGGAGCAGAGGCGCAGagatggaagaggaggaagaagagcccgaaccgaagcgaacgcGCCTGCTCCAAGATATCTTGAGAACCCTTTCCCACCTGTTCCCACCAAAGAAGCAGCACGTCTAAGGCCcttgtgtgagagagagactgagagagaaacaaagatGGAGAGCTTGGACATCGAAAAAGCCCAGAAGTATCGCCGCCTGGAGGCCACACGATGGAGGCCACCGAATGGAAAGTGGAAGCTAGAGAAGTAGCGGAACACGATTTACGACATCGGGATTAGAGAGTTCGGTAAATATTTCAACACTGGCTCCCCCTTCTTCCCCGTGCCTCATCGTCTCTCTACCTCCCCCCCACCGTCTGACTATGTTTATGTGTTTCCGCCATTTATGGGTCCTCGGCACTCGGCTACCTACTACTCCGACCCCTACCCATCAGTTCGTCACACAATCCAAAGCTTCTTAAGTGAATCACAAATGGACATTGCCATTTTGAACACCTGGGGCCCACTGGAGCCGGtagtctctctgtctctctctctctctctctctctctctctctctctctctctctctctctctctctctctctctctctctctctctctctttctctagccCGTTTCCCCAACCGATGGTCGCCGCTTGCTCTGTTATCGAATTCGGTTTCATCTTCCGATACTGATATCAAGAGGGCTACTACCAACTGGCTACTGCCGGAAAACGGTCGGGTTGGAAGAAGGCTGTTGTTATAGGAGAGTGGGGCAGGAGGGATAGAGTACCTTTGGATCGAAAGAAGCCCCCACTGGACTCATAACTGATGGCGCGAGTACTAGCTACTCTCTCGACTCTTGCTCCTGTTACGAAATCTTCTTCTCTCCGGCTCCCAGGTGGCAGTGGGTCATAGAAGCCAGAAATTTCGGAAGACTATCTAATCAGGAAGTACAGCCCCATGTACACCcatgtcgtcgtcatcgtcggcgtaCTTACATGGCCACATACCAGACCACATCAATCGAACAGGTGCACATAAGGAGCGGAAAGGCATATCACTATCATCCGGTTTAACCCCTGCCCCTGAATAACGCCCAGGTGGTGACTAGCCCACCAATTCAATCCAACAAGCAGCCCAAAACCAGATAGTCTGACCGATAAGAAGCCGACGAGAGGCGTCTTAAAAAGAGTTTCCTCTTCTGCTACTCTGTGttcctgtatgtgtgtgtgtgtatgtgtgtgtaatctGGCTATAAAAACCAACCAGTACCCAGGCCAGGCGGGCATAGTAATAGCTTCGTTGCTCAGAACCGTACCGTACACCTTAGGtgctgcaaccaaccaaccaacttccgaccgaccgaccgaagggtAACGATGATGCTAAGAAGTTGCCATTACATTCTGGGGCTTGTGCTGCTATCCGGAGCACTGGCAAGACCATCGAACGATTGTGAGTAGCGAAGAGCAGCAGTACTAGAGTGTGTCCGGATCTtactccttccttttcctttcccttagCTCCCAGTACTCGgattgctggtggtagtgaagCCGAAGATGGTCAGTTCCCGTACCAGGTGGCACTGATCAACGAAGGGCTGGTGTACTGTGGTGGTGCCGTGTTAAATCGCCGATGGGTCATCACCGCGGCCGCCTGTCTACTGGGCAAGGACCTGTCGGATGTGCAGCTGTTCGTCGGTAGTGCCGATCGGTTGACCGGTGGTGAGAATGTCACGGCCGAGCGTTTCATCCTGCATCCCGGGTTCGATTCGACCACGTACGCTAATGATATCGCCCTGATTCGGTTGCGTGCCTCACTGTTCGTTAGCAACGATCTGCAGTTCATCGAGTTGGGCAGCGAGTTCGTCGAGGAGGCCACCGATGCTACCTTCTCCGGTTGGGGCCGGTTCTCGGTAAGTTTCGGTCATCTAATTGGTTCCCGGAATTGGTGCACTGCAAGGAAGGAGGTCCTTGGCCAACGGGGTCCGGCCGAGTAATTAATAGCAAACATCTCGTGTCGTTCCGCGATGACCGCCGGTGCCGGCAATAGGGAGAAGATTCTATTGGGGCTTAAATCTGGACTACATGAAGCGTCCTAGCGTGTGAGGAGCAAAAACGAGGGGCTCTTGGCATGTATTCGATTCGTTGCTGACCATTCGTAGGACCATCAGCGTGGAATCAGCGCTTTCTGTTGGTCCATCGTTATGATGTTTGGAGAGCCGGGAGAAAAGTGTTTACCCCCGAAAAGGGCCAACTCcaacggccagccagccagccagccagccagccagccagcatcccgGTGTCCCGGTAGCGATTTGCGGGCGGACTTTCGCTTGACTTAACTGATTGCAAGTCCTCACAATTCGAGGTTTCTTTTGCGTTCGGCGCAAGGTCCACTTTTCAAATGGCAGCACCGCCAGCTCTcagtactactactgcagccCTGATTGTAGTGTTACCAGAAGCTGGGAGCTAGATCCGCCGCTTCATTCAAGTGTGCTGCAGAGCTACAACCTCCAATCCAATTGCTTCTCCTCCGTTcggcacactcacactcacacaatcCAGCAATCCGGAATGTGCAGCACAAAAGTGCGTACCGAACGTGCCGGGAAAAGGGGTACGCTGCTGAAGGTGTGTGCAAACAGTACCTACGaccgaccagaccgaccaGAGGCACCCATTGCTCCAAAGCTGCTCCATAATCCTAAAaccaacgcgcgcgcggtggtCTCGGTTTTGCTCGACGACCTCTGGGTATCTCCAGGggtttggggagggagggaagctTGGTCCTGAGCCGCACTTAAGTCGATTCAATTTACCATTTTAATCTCCCGCCATCCTACTAAAAGCCATCTCCTCCAACTCCTccatcgcttcttcttcttcctcttctggaTGTCTGGACTGGGCTGCGGCTGCACTGGACCTCGGCACTCGGTGCGTCCATCCGGTGTCGTTTCCGGTTTGCCCGGGATTGAGAGTTTAATTGATTGGACTGTTGTGTGTgcccctcgcgcgcgcgcgcccgcacacacacacacacacgcccatgATGGGATGGTCCATGGACCatacgacgtcgacgacgacgacgaaggcgacttCTGTCCAATGTTTTAACCCCACCTCACATCTACTTCTCCTCCACTCGTTCTCCTACTAGATCTCAAACAATCAGCTCCCGAACCGGCTGCAGTTTATCCGGACGGACATCATCGACAGCGACGAGTGTGCCGAGGAGTTCGACGAACCGTACCGCAGCCGGATCGCCCCGAGTACGCTCTGCACCCGGAACCAACCGGACCAGGGTGTCTGCCTCGGTGATGCCGGTGGTCCGCTCGTGCTGAACGGTGAGCTCGTCGGTGTTCAGTCGTGGAGCATACCGTGCGGTCTGGGGCTACCGGACGTCTACCAGCGCGTCTCCCACTACCGGTCCTGGATTCTCGTGCACATTCTGCTGTAAATTGGAGGCGAGCGCGCGTTAGGACATTAAGTTTTGCTAGATTAAAGGACGCCGTGGACCTTCCGTACTCAGACCTCACCGCCATCCACAACCTTCTCCGTAGGTCAACCTATCCCCATAACCATCCCGCGTGTCTTGTATATAAGGGtcaataataaaagaaaagaacacacgaaaaaaaaagggaggaggaggaccccCTTTCCGTCTCAGTTAGCATGATAACTTCCGGGGTAGCATAACTCTCCACTCTGCATTATTCAGGGCGACTATCGGGAGGCCGCCAGCAGCGGTTTGGACAATTGGTAGACCTCCTCTGCCTCGTGGACACGGCAGTCAAGTGAAGCGAATTTGTCCAATCCAATAGCGCGTCAGGGCAGCACAGTAGCAATACCCCCTTGTAGTAGTATCACCgccctgacgacgacgacgacgaccgcgtaCGCGACACGTACTCGAGACCAAttccgccgccgtcgccaccgcgtggaaagggagagaagtAGATAATCAACTTATCCCACCGGATTCGCgcctttccttcccctttttgctgccACACTCCCTCCCGGTTGCCCGgttgcccggtgcccggtttgTGTCCcggccaaacacacaacacaacaatgaCAGACGCGATTGGCCGTCGAGTGGTCGGGGAGTCACAGGGTGTTGTAGCAGTCAGGTGGAATTCGCGCGAAATTCAGGGCTactgtagtggtggtggtcggctaGGGATGCTGACGCTTCCCACTTCTATTCAATTATTCAACTTGATTGCTCTGATCACAATCAAGACACCATATCGCCTCCCGGCAGGCAGACAGAGTGGCACGCAGAAGGTTCCGAAATCGGCCCGcgagcacatcatcatcgagcaaacagaaggggaggggaggagggggcagAGATCCCGCGGGGAATCCACTCCACGGTTACACAGGGTTCCTTTGCCTACTTCAATTTCGATACGAACCACAGCAGCGTTGGCCGACGTTGGCTACTTCGATTAGTTCGGGGTAAACTTTGTGTTGAAGCTACTACTACATTCGCCCAGCCAACCTGGATGGACCGGTGCTGCCAAAAAAGGATTCCTCTTTTATggtcattctttctctctctctctcttcgaacCTCCGGGCAAACGTGATCACCCTCCCCAGTATCGACTCGTAGTAGCTGGAATTGTGCTCCAGGGGTCTAAAAAGGGCTACAAGGGCTCCAAAACTAAAGCCAACTCCCTCCTCTGTCTAGTGCAGCATTCCAGGGGCTCATCTAGCTCTAGCGCGCAACGGATagaaaatcccttttttccaatCAAACACTTGCGCTTGTCCGGGGGTGATAAACACGGAGgaacaatattttttattggaaaattaaCGAAATACTCGAGAATAATGAAAACTATATCGCCTGCTATCGCTCGATCTCAACCATTGTCCTGGATTCCAATGGAACGCGCGCACGCccatgtgagtgtgtgtcggagtgtgtgtgtgtgtgtgtcggagtgtgtgtgtgtgtgtcggtacgatgttttcaaaaaagcaattttccatccatttgtTGCGGGATTAGGAATGTTGGGAAAGCGGCCattgtccggtccggtccgtggCGCGCTTTATGCTGTCCACATCCACTCCGTGCTACTCCTTTTTGACCCCTTcgctttttttgctgctcgttggATCCATTTTGCAATGAAATTTAATATCATAAAATGGTTTACAACCCGCTGCTACCTCTcgtcccggtggtggcggtgctatCGCTCCGGAGCACCTAATtcgcaaatacacacacacacacacacacacacacacacacacacgcacccacacaTACCTCACCTCCTCTCTGCGGAGGAATCATTCGCTTTTATTGATCTGTACGCGCTGCAGCGTGTAAATCGCGCTGGGCAGTGAAGCAACAAATTGTCCAGGGTGGTTAAGGGAAGAGTCCGGCAGAAgtcgaagagagaaagagagagagagagggcgggcagcagcagtcgcagtaAAAAACACGACATTTATTCAGTTTTAGTCCCGTAGTTCGTCCGCACTTTTTGCTCATCATTTAGCGAAACTTTAGCGACgatcccccacccccagcgTATGACGCAGGAATGGATTTAATGAATTAATGGTCCAGTGGCAGGGACCAtgggcgcatgtgtgtgtgtatgtgtgtgtgtgtgtgtggcgcagaGGCGGAGGAGGCGGGAGCTCTAAACTCTCACAAAATTACATTTCCAGCCAGCGAACGCTGAACATTGCATTTTGTGAAACTTTGTCTCTCCGCCTCGTGTTTGAACgttggtgacgacgacgacgatggcgacgacgacatcgaggACACTCAGGATGCTGTCActcctggtggcggtggctcaCGCGATCTGGAAGTCGCACGTTCCGCCTGGCGGTGAATCAACGggaagttttcaattttcccaccAACCCCCCGCCCTACTCCGATTCGTCCACACACTCGCTCGAATCACTGTCAACGCCTGCCAGCCCAGGCCTGGCCTGCCAGTCGACGTCATCCGGGAAGATCCTTACCGATCATTACCCACGTCCTCAACTGtctctgtgtgcgcgcgcgtgtgtgtgtgtgtgtcggtggttCCCTGAcacacggatgatgatgatgatatatGGGACTATGTGTTCCATGAACAGTGGTTGTGgtactggcggtggcggaaacCAAGGGGAAAAGTTTTGCCCACCGGTGGGCAGgggaatgttttaatttaagCGAGAAGAgaggtagggggggggggggtaaaaaTTCGAgtcgccaccagcagcccctttccttccttccattccccgGGCCGCCATCGTCGCTCGCACGTCAACAATCCGTCATATCCGTAGCCCTCGGTCTCATGGCGCTCAGCATGCCAGAGTCTGCAAAGTAGTAGGCGATGTCATCAGCGCACCgctgtacgcgcgcgcgtgtgtgtgtgtgtgtgagtggcttCATGGCCTTACGGCGAgcgcttggctggctggctggcaagcgGGAATATTTTTGCATAATGTATTGTTATTAAATTCCatacgggcgcgcgcgcgcgctcgcttcttcttcttcttcttctttttcctctgcttctgctgctgctgctgcttcgctctGTTTTCAAttcatcttcttcactttGCTCGCTTTCGCTTGTTgtactttttgtttcaattcctGGCCTGGCAGCTCTGTTGCGCAGGTTGTACCGAGGATATGTAGAGCACAGTTGCTCCCCTGGTATTGTCCTGACCTGGCCTGTGACTACCTGTGTACCGTGGCGATATGAATACGTTCCAGCGCGTGGACAGAGAGGAGCTGGTTTCGATGCATTTTAATGTTATTACTTTTTTGCCGCATCCACTAGCGGCATGCGCCCCAGGGGCAGCAGGGAGGGGGACAGCGaatttggggggggggggctcatCAGGATGCACCCGAAAGGATCGTCGTGCAAATTGCAACAATCTTTGTTCCGCCGCAAGTGAtacaccgtggtggtggtggtggtggtagtagtttgCGCCATGGTGACGCTTCCACGAAGATTCAAGATCTAAGGCGACTAGGCAAAGGCCACTAAAAACCGAAACTAACGCGTAATCGCGTGCGCCagatcttctctctctctctctctctctcttcttgtcTCAGTATCATAAAACAATGCTCATCCTGGAACTGTGATGCACTCGTTAATTTAATACCACCAAGCAGCAAGTCCCGGGAAGTTCCTGCAGGTATAAGGAAACTTCTGGAACTAATGGAACTCTACAAGTCTGTCCCGGAATTCCCATGCCAATTAGGCATGCAGCGCATCGTATTGTAGACTCCCGACAACCGACACAAGCTTCGTACCGAGCAGTATATGGATTACAGTAATACCAGTTGCCAAGGATAAGGTTCCCGCGAAGTACATAGTAGGCCAAATTCGATCCGGCTAGGATCCGAGCGAATGGAATTGAGATTtgccatcaccgtcaccgtcatcagcaccaccgtcaGTTCCTGGTGCCTAGTAGTCTCTATTCCCGGCGTGCAGCATGTGGCCTACAGAATTGCCGTAAAGTAATTGTTTAATTTGCGATCGAATTTGCTGGAAAACTCGTTGGGCTAGAAATGgatccagaccagaccagggcagaccagaccagaccagaccagaccagagacctAGCGAGCAACTCTCCCCAACACGAAcgtcgatgatcgatgataaTAGCTATCAAGGCTGTacgtcggtgatgatgatgatgatgatgatgagatatTTGGCCACGATGGCATATCCTGGCCCGGGAGTAGGAAGAGGTTCACTTAGGTtcactctccctccccctggacaccacacaccacaggcGAACCTGTTCCGAAGTGTGTATCGGGACCATCGGCATCAGTCTGGACTCAGACCCGGggcccccttcccccagccagccattggCAAATTGATGCAATTTTGGGCCGCTCTGGACCGTGGACCCCGGATGGATCGGTTGGATCGCAAAATTGTCTTCATCCTTCATCATCCGAAGCGAGTTGAGCGACGGTCCCTCTCCGCTTACTCCACACTTCTCCTCTTGCCCTCCACAAAACAcctcattatcatcatcagcgacagcaggagcaggagtagcagcagtaccgccATTACCGAACGCACAGGTAATGGTGAGACAAGACAAGATCCGCGGCGTTTCACGCCAAACGCGGCCTCTCTTCGGAAGTCCTGCTTTAATGGGTCCCGTTCTCGCCCCGTTCTTCCTTCTCCCGTGTCCCGTCTCCTGGATAAAGTGTACCACATTCTGTGCAGGACAAGGGAAGGTGTTTCTTCCAGGAACACCATCACCGCCTGGAACTggccgtgtggtggtggtggtggtattgtaAAGGGCGGGACTTTGCAATTTACATTTTGCGTCGTCGACACCGCCCTCCCTGCTGTGGCTCGGTTACTTTCGGTTGAAAGACTTTCGCCACAAAACCTGTGACACAATAAGCGGTCCCGGGACTTCCGTTCCTTTCCGATACCTTGCGTCTTGGATTCCGCATTGAGGCGATCTCGTCGATCCTTTCCTTTGTTGTTGgatccttctgctgcttctctcctctcctcttccccgGTGAGAACACCACGGGGTGTATCTCCTGTTCGATCCTGTACCAGGAGGAAGAGATTCAAGGAAAAAGGACATCCGAACTACCgaagacgacgtcgacgacgagatgGACACGATTTGTGGGTTATGGCTGTGTGGTGTGCCAGGAGATTCCTAGTCCATCCGAGACCCATCaggcccatcatcatcatcatcatcatcgtcatcatcaattcaattttcgtGAATCCTTCGGCACCATAATTGGCATAAAACACACGAGCccagaccacgaccacgaccacggcgaccAGGAAGAgatgatattgatttttgtgcCGCCGCCCAAGCCGCCGGTAACAACATTATCTGTGGCCagcactaacaccaccaccaccaccactacgagcGACTGGCCGGTCTGGCTCGTCGTCACCGGGAATGGCGGAAGTTAATAAAtttggccgccgccgccgccagccagccactagGATTGCCTCCAGGTGGTGgatcactctcgctctcttcgtctctctctccgcccgtcatcatcaccgtcatcatcatcttccggtCCGTAGTATGGCGGGGGCCTATTTTTGATCGATGGCCAACCATCGCTcgctgccggttggttggtgggtcTTTAGGACAGCGAGTGAcgaggaacgaaggaaaattatttttcgaTTCCGTTCCCGGACCAAACCGGAAAGCTGGTTGCTGAGGAGGAGGTGCGCGGTAGAGGAGGAAGGAATGGTAGCGGATGACgaccacatcacatcacatcgcgcacacacacacgctcgctcgcagcgGGCGGTTTCCTATCGCCAAACAATTACATTAAATGCGGGCTGTTTGGCACAAAAATAGCCAGCCCCCGACTACGCccgggtgggtggggtgggagaCCGGATCGAGAaagatttttccatttttccggccGTTTTCTTTCAGGCTGGCTTTATGAAAGGAAAACCAGCCCCCCACTCGCCCCTTCCCTCCACCAGTCTCGGTAACACGAAAAGCCaagggaaaagtttttaattttattcaaaccCCTGCGGGGATGGACCGCTGCGTGGTccaaccgtccgtccggctggctggctggccggaccGGGTGGACGGAGAGGTTCCATTCAGGAAAATCAGACAGAGAACGAGACGGGACGGTGGAGGGTGTTATCGTGAGATGAGAAATGCGTTGCCTTCACTTGGAGGAAGAGTCCCctggagcagcaaccgtcgaCCAGGGGCGTCTCTCTTTTGTGAACTATTTTCTCGCAAGATGGCCACTCGCGGGATGAGGGCGTTTATCATTGTCTCGTCGTTGGTCGTGGTCATGTTGGtcgtggaaaaagaaaaaaaactttcctcAAAAGGGGGTTGAGGAAGAAGCGtgagaagcgaaggaaggtCCGAGCCGatgcgcggtgcgcggtgttatcggtttcattttcataatttccaaattaatttacacgcaccacaccacaccacaccgccgCCCTTGCCACCAGGGAAGGCGTATCGCAGACATTAAGaagaccaccgacgacgacgacgaccaacaccaAGACCAAGAGTCTAAAACGGCGACCACAACGCTGGCGTgcgtgtgatgctgctgcggctgttgaCCAACCAGGAATCTAAGGAAGGGTGGCACGCTATATCTAGCACGCTCTTCCCCTCGCTTCCCTTCCTCACCAGTTCCCGGGGGAAGGCGGTCCAAGGTCTCCCGGACCCGGAGAAAACGgttttttaaactttaaatTAACAATTTGCTTCAAAACGCAGCAAGCGGTGCTCGGAGCGCAGCAA
The sequence above is a segment of the Anopheles darlingi chromosome 2, idAnoDarlMG_H_01, whole genome shotgun sequence genome. Coding sequences within it:
- the LOC125951207 gene encoding chymotrypsin-2-like; the encoded protein is MMLRSCHYILGLVLLSGALARPSNDSPSTRIAGGSEAEDGQFPYQVALINEGLVYCGGAVLNRRWVITAAACLLGKDLSDVQLFVGSADRLTGGENVTAERFILHPGFDSTTYANDIALIRLRASLFVSNDLQFIELGSEFVEEATDATFSGWGRFSISNNQLPNRLQFIRTDIIDSDECAEEFDEPYRSRIAPSTLCTRNQPDQGVCLGDAGGPLVLNGELVGVQSWSIPCGLGLPDVYQRVSHYRSWILVHILL